One Mycolicibacter sp. MU0083 DNA window includes the following coding sequences:
- a CDS encoding short-chain fatty acyl-CoA regulator family protein, with product MAPSTTRTFAGARLRRLREERGLTQVALARALNLSTSYVNQLENDQRPITVPVLLALTDRFSLPAQYFSADADARLVADLRDMFTATAGEHAASDGQIEELVARMPDIGNSLLTMHRQLRAATEELESYRSRVSGDTAQAAARPMPFEEVRDFFYDRNNYIGELDNAAEQLFIDSGMRFGGLDIQLSALMADSLGVTVAIVDDLPTGIKRVFDPETRVLRIARRLLAGQRAFQIATQLALLTQQELMSDIVARDQSLSPESRGVAKIGLANYFAGAFLLPYRQFQRSATDLRYDIDLLGRRFEVGLEMVCHRLSTLQQPGRRGVPFIFVRTDKAGNISKRQSATAFHFSRVGGSCPLWVVHDAFSQPGRIVTQVAQMPDGRKYFWIATTTPPEGRGYLGQHKTFAIGLGCDLAHADKLVYSTGVALNDDATVVPIGAGCKICDRQACPQRAFPYLGRRVVVDENAGSGLPYSPVASDLTGR from the coding sequence ATGGCTCCCTCGACCACCCGGACCTTCGCCGGTGCGCGGCTGCGACGTCTGCGGGAGGAACGCGGCCTGACCCAGGTGGCGCTGGCCCGCGCACTGAACCTGTCGACCAGCTACGTCAACCAACTCGAGAACGATCAGCGGCCGATCACCGTCCCGGTGCTGCTGGCGCTCACCGACCGGTTCAGCCTGCCCGCGCAGTACTTCTCCGCGGACGCCGATGCCCGGCTGGTCGCCGACCTGCGGGACATGTTCACCGCCACGGCCGGCGAACACGCCGCCAGCGACGGCCAGATCGAAGAACTCGTCGCACGCATGCCCGATATCGGCAACAGCCTGCTCACCATGCATCGCCAACTGCGCGCCGCCACCGAGGAATTGGAGTCCTACCGGTCGCGGGTCTCCGGCGACACCGCCCAGGCCGCGGCACGCCCGATGCCCTTCGAGGAGGTCCGAGACTTCTTCTACGACCGCAACAACTACATCGGTGAACTCGACAACGCCGCCGAGCAGTTGTTCATCGATTCGGGGATGCGGTTCGGCGGCTTGGATATTCAGCTTTCGGCGCTGATGGCCGACAGCTTGGGTGTCACCGTGGCCATCGTCGATGATCTGCCGACCGGAATCAAACGCGTCTTCGACCCCGAGACACGGGTATTACGCATCGCGCGCCGGCTGTTGGCGGGTCAGCGGGCCTTCCAGATCGCCACGCAGTTGGCGCTGTTGACCCAGCAGGAGTTGATGTCGGACATCGTGGCCCGGGACCAGTCGTTGAGCCCGGAATCCCGCGGGGTGGCCAAGATCGGCCTGGCCAACTATTTTGCGGGTGCATTCCTGTTGCCGTACCGGCAGTTCCAGCGATCGGCGACCGATCTGCGCTACGACATCGATTTGTTGGGGCGTCGCTTCGAGGTGGGGCTGGAGATGGTGTGCCATCGGTTGTCCACGCTGCAGCAGCCGGGCCGACGCGGGGTGCCGTTCATCTTCGTGCGCACCGACAAGGCCGGCAACATTTCGAAACGGCAGTCGGCCACCGCGTTTCACTTCAGCCGGGTCGGCGGCAGTTGCCCACTGTGGGTGGTGCACGACGCGTTCAGCCAGCCGGGCCGGATCGTCACCCAGGTGGCGCAGATGCCCGACGGGCGCAAGTACTTCTGGATCGCCACCACCACCCCACCCGAGGGCCGCGGCTATCTGGGACAGCACAAGACCTTCGCCATCGGACTGGGGTGCGATCTGGCGCACGCCGACAAGCTGGTGTATTCGACCGGGGTCGCGCTGAACGACGACGCGACCGTGGTGCCGATCGGTGCGGGCTGCAAGATCTGCGATCGGCAGGCCTGCCCGCAGCGGGCCTTCCCCTATCTGGGCCGGCGGGTCGTGGTGGACGAGAACGCCGGCAGCGGGCTGCCCTACTCGCCGGTCGCCTCGGACTTGACCGGCCGATAG
- the prpD gene encoding 2-methylcitrate dehydratase PrpD, whose protein sequence is MQLHDVKTRRSAEEFPREEHLAWKIAQVAADPVAVPDDTAAMVINRIIDNAAVSAASVLRRPVTVARRQAQAHPSAPGAAVFGVEGSYSAEWAAWANGTAVRELDFHDTFLAAEYSHPGDNIPPLVAVAQQLGVSGADLIRGLATAYEIQVDLVKGICLHEHKIDHVAHLGPSVAAGIGTMLKLDPEVIYSAVGQALHLTTATRQSRKGLISSWKAYAPAWAGKVGIEAVDRAMRGEGAPAPIWEGEDGVIAWMLSGKDHTYRVPLPGPGEAKRAILDTYTKEYSAEYQSQALIDLARRLRDRIGDLSQVATIRLHTSHHTHYVIGTGSGDPQKFDPDASRETLDHSVMYIFAVALEDGSWHHVRSYSPERAHRPETIALWHKISTVEDPEWTRRYHSTDPAEKAFGARAEVTLASGEVITDELAIADAHPLGARPFERKQYIGKFTELAEDVVSPAEQERFLGVAEGLAGLSGGTLGALNIVVDPALLATAPATPDGIFR, encoded by the coding sequence ATGCAGCTACACGACGTGAAGACCCGACGCAGCGCCGAAGAGTTCCCCCGGGAGGAACACCTCGCCTGGAAGATCGCTCAGGTGGCAGCCGACCCGGTCGCCGTCCCCGACGACACCGCGGCCATGGTGATCAACCGGATCATCGACAACGCCGCCGTCAGCGCGGCCTCGGTGCTGCGCCGCCCGGTTACGGTGGCCCGCCGGCAGGCGCAGGCGCACCCCTCGGCGCCGGGTGCGGCGGTCTTCGGCGTCGAGGGCAGCTACTCGGCGGAGTGGGCGGCCTGGGCCAACGGCACCGCAGTGCGTGAGCTGGACTTCCACGACACCTTCCTGGCCGCCGAATACTCCCATCCCGGGGACAACATCCCGCCGCTGGTCGCCGTCGCCCAGCAACTCGGGGTCAGCGGCGCCGACCTGATCCGTGGCCTGGCCACCGCTTACGAGATCCAGGTCGACCTCGTCAAGGGAATCTGCCTGCACGAGCACAAGATCGACCACGTCGCCCATCTCGGGCCGTCGGTGGCCGCCGGTATCGGCACCATGCTCAAACTGGACCCCGAAGTGATCTACTCCGCGGTAGGACAGGCGCTGCACCTGACCACCGCCACCCGGCAGTCCCGTAAGGGCCTGATCTCCAGTTGGAAGGCCTACGCCCCCGCGTGGGCCGGGAAGGTGGGCATCGAGGCCGTCGACCGGGCGATGCGCGGCGAAGGCGCCCCGGCCCCGATCTGGGAGGGCGAGGACGGGGTGATCGCCTGGATGCTGTCCGGCAAAGACCACACCTATCGGGTACCGCTGCCCGGTCCCGGCGAGGCCAAGCGCGCCATCCTGGACACCTACACCAAGGAGTACTCCGCCGAATACCAGAGTCAGGCCCTGATCGACCTGGCCCGCCGACTGCGGGACCGCATCGGTGACCTGAGCCAGGTGGCCACGATCCGACTGCACACCAGCCACCACACCCACTACGTGATCGGCACCGGTTCCGGCGACCCGCAGAAGTTCGATCCGGACGCGTCGCGGGAGACCCTGGATCACTCGGTGATGTACATCTTCGCGGTCGCCCTGGAGGACGGCAGCTGGCACCATGTGCGGTCCTACTCCCCGGAGCGGGCACACCGCCCCGAGACCATCGCGCTGTGGCACAAGATCTCCACCGTCGAAGACCCGGAGTGGACCCGGCGCTACCACTCGACCGACCCGGCCGAGAAGGCCTTCGGCGCACGTGCCGAGGTGACCCTGGCCAGCGGCGAAGTCATCACCGACGAGCTCGCGATCGCCGACGCGCACCCACTGGGAGCCCGGCCGTTCGAACGCAAGCAGTACATCGGTAAGTTCACCGAACTCGCCGAGGACGTG